The genomic DNA GGATCTGGAGTGGTCTGCCAACAGATCACAAATAATATCCAGCAGCGTCTCCTTTTGAAAGGGCATAGTAGACAACTGCAACTATTGTTATTACAGTACTAACAATTATCATTGATCaatgttattaatattaattgaGGTTCTTAAGTGAAGCAAGAGATGTTAGCTGAGatgaaagggggagaggaggaggaagaggaatctgGGACATTTCTGAAgcctctgaaaaagtgggatggcgaAGGCATGCTCCAGACGGTGCCATCATCCCAGGGCAGGGGAACATCAAGGCAGGGAAGAGGGATTCAAGGGGGTTGGAAATGCTGGACTGGGATGCTgggagacaaggattcaaatcccttcCTGCTCTGCCCTAAAAACTCATCTGGAGACCTtcagcaagtcccactctctcagcctcagaggaaggcaaaggctaaaCCTGCCTCTGAAGAAGTATGGACAAGGAATCCCTGCAATAAGGGTCAGAACCCAAAAGGTTTGTATTCTGGTTCTTTCATTATGGCTGAAGTTgggaaatgtatatataaaatctGTATTGGTTGCgttgcagatagatagatagatagatagatagatagatagatagagttatATGCAACATGcgattttgaattttggtgtccATTTCAAAGAACAGTTGGAAGGACTTCTACTGCAGTTACTAGGCAGAAAACACAAGGTTGAAGTACAGTTACTACTCAGAGATCAAATGGTTGCATAGAAGTCACTGGGCAGAAATCAAAAACTTACATTAGGCAAAAATCAAAAGGGTACATTGCAGTCACCGGGAAGAAATCAAAAAGTTACATTGCAAACAGGCAAAGCCAGGCGGCTCCAGTCTATATATACCTGTAGTGGCAGAAAAGCAGGGAAGGCTAGTCCCAACCCAAACGCTGGTGATCAATAGGAGAGAATGAAACTGCAGGAAAGGCTCAATAAGATTATTTCCCCATCCACTTTGGTATTAACAATAAgcttaataatgaaataataataaacagttcAAGATTTCTAATAGACACTGTGAAAACTGAGCCTCCTTTATCCtcaattctgaaatccaaaatatttgacCTTTTCTTCATGAAAACCTAGAACTAAAAAGGGGACAGTCGCCTTCAAaagcctttcccccccaaaaggaaGTTCTGAAGAAACCATCAGAAGACAAGTCTCCCTCTtccaagggaagggaagaaaacgCAGAGAACAAGGCTATGGTTCCTAAGAGTCTCTGCAAACGCCTCCTCAAAGCCACGCCATGCGCTATGGGCTTGTTAGACACACTCATCGTCTGTCATTATTTCTGTCTCGGATAAAGATGCTCAGGAGTCCATCTCAATGACTGGCAGGTTTCCAGTTCCTTTGTCCAGCTGTTTCCTGACCTTGAGTGGAAAAACTGTGCCGTACAATTCATTAGACTCACTCTTATCAAAGGACTGCAGCAGCTGTCCTGCTGAGTCTTTGGAATCAGAAAATATTGTCTTTGAAGAACAAAATACATTTCGAACATTAATTTCATTGGGAAAACCCTTTAAGAACCTGGAATTACAGGAAAGTGACACCCTATTTCTAACAAAAGATTCAGActcttttccatatttcatcaatcACAATATGACTATCCTTGCTACATTCTGTATGTTAAAATTAATATGTCGCACCACGGGAGCTGTTGCATAAACACTCTGCCATTTCCAATTTCAGTCTTGTGACACTTCTTTGCTGTTCAGTACATACTCTTACTACATTCAGAGCATTTCTATGGTTTCTTTCCAGTGTGTGCCATACATCTCACCTTACTTCTGGAGCTCTTGCCACATCCAAGCATTTATACAGTTTCTTTTATGTGTATCCTTTGATGTGAATATAAACTTGCACTACAAGtaaagctcttcccacactccaagcatttatggggtttctctcctgtgtgggttctttgatgacTCTTTAGATTTGCATTccaactgaagctcttcccacattccatgcatttatagggtttctcccctgagtggattctttgatgtgaatgtagattTCCACTCCGAGcgaagctcttcccacactccaagcattcatggggtttttcccctgtgtgggttcttctATGTGAACTTAGAGTTCTACTgcaactgaagctctttccacattccatgcatttgtatggcttctcccctgtgtgggttctctcaTGTAAACTTAGAGTTCCactgtgactgaagctcttcccacactccaagcatttatagAGTTTCTCCCCTTTGTGGGTTCTTTCATGTAAACGTAGAGCTCGACTGAAAgggaagctcttcccacactccatgcatttatagggtttctcctctgtgtgggttctttgatgacCCTTTAGATTTCCATTGCAagtgaaactctttccacattccatgcatttatagggtttctcacctgtgtggattctttgatgtgtaCGTAGGTTTCCACTCTgagtgaagctctttccacactccatgcatttatatggcttctcccctgtgtggattctttcat from Sceloporus undulatus isolate JIND9_A2432 ecotype Alabama chromosome 2, SceUnd_v1.1, whole genome shotgun sequence includes the following:
- the LOC121923006 gene encoding zinc finger and SCAN domain-containing protein 2-like — translated: MQLNVPTTLRMEAKPYQCTECAKSFISRVGYNHHKKNHTGEKPHKCMECGKSFIESGGLTIHKRTHTGEKPYKCTECDKRFTQRENLRSHKRTHTGEKPYKCMECGKSFSSRVVYYRHQKIHTGEKPYKCMECGKSFTYSGELTSHQRTHTGEKPYKCMECGESFTQSGSLQLHERIHTGEKPYKCMECGKSFTQSGNLRTHQRIHTGEKPYKCMECGKSFTCNGNLKGHQRTHTEEKPYKCMECGKSFPFSRALRLHERTHKGEKLYKCLECGKSFSHSGTLSLHERTHTGEKPYKCMECGKSFSCSRTLSSHRRTHTGEKPHECLECGKSFARSGNLHSHQRIHSGEKPYKCMECGKSFSWNANLKSHQRTHTGEKPHKCLECGKSFTCSASLYSHQRIHIKETV